A stretch of Bombus huntii isolate Logan2020A chromosome 7, iyBomHunt1.1, whole genome shotgun sequence DNA encodes these proteins:
- the LOC126867744 gene encoding TBC1 domain family member 15 isoform X3 yields the protein MDLCIHTGVVLRSANTREDEVHSLGTLNIVEYSFGKCIEWKPIEDSVVSENQDQDPEWSLVDTHIRRTRTSSEGPDSLGRTRTVRILFSDLNSFRVNHGGQQLIFMQKDGTTHVAFFQLSNAESFVNSLKGFIKFVKSRTNRNLYIVVDEVQSVLSKSFAELDLFQENTSDYVWKFVKNLHNRPYETTLEAFSKLADICLYKDPAKRPVEEAVADILNNSFTIDVPPLPSIGSGEEYEMIGEHELGVVLPPRPPCPRGTPLSQEQWNKYKDPEERILNPQEVKEIIFHGGIVPSLRFEVWKFLLNYYPWNSTHIERLELKKKKTDEYFTMKLQWKSMTPVQENNFSDYRDRKSLIEKDVNRTDRTHPYYSGDNNPHLAQLYDILMTYVMYNFDLGYVQGMSDLLSPILCLMESEVDAFWCFVGFMNKVSTNFEIDQVGMKAQLCQLYTLLSTTDPQLAHYLNKHDSGNMFFCFRWLLVLFKREFNAVDIMRLWEVLWTDLPCKNFHLLLCAAILDTERNVLMENRYGLTEILKHINDLSHHIELPWTLSKAEGIYCQLMSVADQLPDNVRVIIGLEPMNKTSPISEIENCEASGHNLVIDGADSNPRRDSTENGDINFEDNEVSFERGLNLSYM from the exons ATG gATTTATGCATTCATACGGGAGTTGTACTACGAAGTGCAAACACAAGGGAAGATGAGGTTCACAGTCTAGGCACATTAAATATCGTTGAATAT AGTTTTGGCAAATGTATAGAATGGAAACCCATAGAAGACTCTGTAGTATCAGAGAATCAAGATCAAGACCCAGAATGGTCTTTGGTAGATACTCATATCAGACGTACGCGTACTTCATCGGAAGGACCAGATTCTCTTGGACGTACAAGGACTGTTAGAATTTTGTTCTCAGATTTAAACTCCTTTCGTGTAAATCATGGGGGGCAGCAACTTATATTTATGCAAAAGGATGGTACTACCCATGTTGCCTTCTTCCAGCTATCTAACGCTGAAAGTTTTGTAAATTCTCTAAAaggatttattaaatttgtaaagtCTCGTACAAACAGAAATTTATACATTGTAGTAGATGAGGTCCAATCAGTACTAAGTAAATCATTTGCTGAATTGGACTTATTTCAAGAGAACACTTCAGATTATGtttggaaatttgtaaaaaatttacataacCGTCCATATGAAACAACATTGGAAGCATTTAGTAAACTGGCAGATATCTGCT TATACAAAGACCCTGCTAAACGTCCAGTCGAAGAAGCAGTTGCggatatattaaataattcttttacaATTGATGTTCCTCCTCTACCATCGATAGGTTCTGGGGAGGAATATGAAATGATTGGGGAACATGAATTGGGTGTAGTATTACCCCCAAGACCACCTTGTCCAAGAG GTACTCCACTGTCACAAGAGCAGTGGAACAAATATAAGGATCCagaagaaagaattttaaatccACAAGAAgtgaaagaaattatttttcatggg gGTATTGTACCATCATTACGTTTCGAAGTgtggaaatttttattaaattattatccaTGGAATTCTACGCATATTGAAAGATTAGaacttaaaaaaaagaagactgATGAATACTTCACGATGAAGTTACAATGGAAGTCGATGACGCCTGTTCAAGAGAATAATTTCTCTGATTATCGAGATCGAAAGAGTTTGATAG aaaaggATGTGAATAGAACAGATAGAACGCATCCGTACTACTCGGGTGATAACAATCCTCATTTAGCACAATTATATGATATTCTTATGACCTATGTAATGTACAATTTTGATTTGGGATACGTTCAAGGTATGAGCGATCTTCTGAGTCCTATTTTATGTTTAATGGAAAGTGAGGTTGATGCGTTTTGGTGCTTTGTTGGTTTTATGAACAAAGTG AGTACCAATTTTGAAATAGACCAAGTTGGGATGAAGGCCCAATTGTGCCAATTATATACTCTTCTGAGTACTACAGATCCACAATTAGCACATTACTTGAACAAGCATGATTCAGGAAATATGTTCTTTTGCTTTCGTTGGCTTTTGGTACTATTTAAAAGAGAATTCAACGCGGTTGATATAATGAGATTATGGGAAGTATTATGGACTGACTTACCATGTAAGAATTTCCATCTCCTTTTATGTGCAGCTATTTTAGATACAGAAAGAAATGTGCTTATGGAAAATCGTTATGGGCTTACAGAAATATTGAAG CACATAAATGATCTTTCACACCATATTGAATTGCCTTGGACATTATCTAAAGCGGAGGGTATCTATTGTCAATTAATGTCAGTTGCGGACCAGTTGCCTGATAATGTTCGCGTAATAATTGGACTTGAACCTATGAATAAAACGTCACCAATAagtgaaatagaaaattgtgAAGCTTCTGGTCATAATCTCGTAATTGATGGAGCTGATAGTAATCCAAGGAGAGATAGCACAGAAAACGGcgatattaattttgaagatAATGAAGTTTCGTTCGAACGCGGATTAAATTTATCGTACATGTGA
- the LOC126867744 gene encoding TBC1 domain family member 15 isoform X2: MSLLSYALYYRSIDLCIHTGVVLRSANTREDEVHSLGTLNIVEYSFGKCIEWKPIEDSVVSENQDQDPEWSLVDTHIRRTRTSSEGPDSLGRTRTVRILFSDLNSFRVNHGGQQLIFMQKDGTTHVAFFQLSNAESFVNSLKGFIKFVKSRTNRNLYIVVDEVQSVLSKSFAELDLFQENTSDYVWKFVKNLHNRPYETTLEAFSKLADICLYKDPAKRPVEEAVADILNNSFTIDVPPLPSIGSGEEYEMIGEHELGVVLPPRPPCPRGTPLSQEQWNKYKDPEERILNPQEVKEIIFHGGIVPSLRFEVWKFLLNYYPWNSTHIERLELKKKKTDEYFTMKLQWKSMTPVQENNFSDYRDRKSLIEKDVNRTDRTHPYYSGDNNPHLAQLYDILMTYVMYNFDLGYVQGMSDLLSPILCLMESEVDAFWCFVGFMNKVSTNFEIDQVGMKAQLCQLYTLLSTTDPQLAHYLNKHDSGNMFFCFRWLLVLFKREFNAVDIMRLWEVLWTDLPCKNFHLLLCAAILDTERNVLMENRYGLTEILKHINDLSHHIELPWTLSKAEGIYCQLMSVADQLPDNVRVIIGLEPMNKTSPISEIENCEASGHNLVIDGADSNPRRDSTENGDINFEDNEVSFERGLNLSYM; encoded by the exons ATGTCCTTGCTATCATACGCATTATATTATAGAAGCATA gATTTATGCATTCATACGGGAGTTGTACTACGAAGTGCAAACACAAGGGAAGATGAGGTTCACAGTCTAGGCACATTAAATATCGTTGAATAT AGTTTTGGCAAATGTATAGAATGGAAACCCATAGAAGACTCTGTAGTATCAGAGAATCAAGATCAAGACCCAGAATGGTCTTTGGTAGATACTCATATCAGACGTACGCGTACTTCATCGGAAGGACCAGATTCTCTTGGACGTACAAGGACTGTTAGAATTTTGTTCTCAGATTTAAACTCCTTTCGTGTAAATCATGGGGGGCAGCAACTTATATTTATGCAAAAGGATGGTACTACCCATGTTGCCTTCTTCCAGCTATCTAACGCTGAAAGTTTTGTAAATTCTCTAAAaggatttattaaatttgtaaagtCTCGTACAAACAGAAATTTATACATTGTAGTAGATGAGGTCCAATCAGTACTAAGTAAATCATTTGCTGAATTGGACTTATTTCAAGAGAACACTTCAGATTATGtttggaaatttgtaaaaaatttacataacCGTCCATATGAAACAACATTGGAAGCATTTAGTAAACTGGCAGATATCTGCT TATACAAAGACCCTGCTAAACGTCCAGTCGAAGAAGCAGTTGCggatatattaaataattcttttacaATTGATGTTCCTCCTCTACCATCGATAGGTTCTGGGGAGGAATATGAAATGATTGGGGAACATGAATTGGGTGTAGTATTACCCCCAAGACCACCTTGTCCAAGAG GTACTCCACTGTCACAAGAGCAGTGGAACAAATATAAGGATCCagaagaaagaattttaaatccACAAGAAgtgaaagaaattatttttcatggg gGTATTGTACCATCATTACGTTTCGAAGTgtggaaatttttattaaattattatccaTGGAATTCTACGCATATTGAAAGATTAGaacttaaaaaaaagaagactgATGAATACTTCACGATGAAGTTACAATGGAAGTCGATGACGCCTGTTCAAGAGAATAATTTCTCTGATTATCGAGATCGAAAGAGTTTGATAG aaaaggATGTGAATAGAACAGATAGAACGCATCCGTACTACTCGGGTGATAACAATCCTCATTTAGCACAATTATATGATATTCTTATGACCTATGTAATGTACAATTTTGATTTGGGATACGTTCAAGGTATGAGCGATCTTCTGAGTCCTATTTTATGTTTAATGGAAAGTGAGGTTGATGCGTTTTGGTGCTTTGTTGGTTTTATGAACAAAGTG AGTACCAATTTTGAAATAGACCAAGTTGGGATGAAGGCCCAATTGTGCCAATTATATACTCTTCTGAGTACTACAGATCCACAATTAGCACATTACTTGAACAAGCATGATTCAGGAAATATGTTCTTTTGCTTTCGTTGGCTTTTGGTACTATTTAAAAGAGAATTCAACGCGGTTGATATAATGAGATTATGGGAAGTATTATGGACTGACTTACCATGTAAGAATTTCCATCTCCTTTTATGTGCAGCTATTTTAGATACAGAAAGAAATGTGCTTATGGAAAATCGTTATGGGCTTACAGAAATATTGAAG CACATAAATGATCTTTCACACCATATTGAATTGCCTTGGACATTATCTAAAGCGGAGGGTATCTATTGTCAATTAATGTCAGTTGCGGACCAGTTGCCTGATAATGTTCGCGTAATAATTGGACTTGAACCTATGAATAAAACGTCACCAATAagtgaaatagaaaattgtgAAGCTTCTGGTCATAATCTCGTAATTGATGGAGCTGATAGTAATCCAAGGAGAGATAGCACAGAAAACGGcgatattaattttgaagatAATGAAGTTTCGTTCGAACGCGGATTAAATTTATCGTACATGTGA
- the LOC126867744 gene encoding TBC1 domain family member 15 isoform X1, translating to MRRNQPLFVQAVDLYKNTPKMFEPTEQGKDLCIHTGVVLRSANTREDEVHSLGTLNIVEYSFGKCIEWKPIEDSVVSENQDQDPEWSLVDTHIRRTRTSSEGPDSLGRTRTVRILFSDLNSFRVNHGGQQLIFMQKDGTTHVAFFQLSNAESFVNSLKGFIKFVKSRTNRNLYIVVDEVQSVLSKSFAELDLFQENTSDYVWKFVKNLHNRPYETTLEAFSKLADICLYKDPAKRPVEEAVADILNNSFTIDVPPLPSIGSGEEYEMIGEHELGVVLPPRPPCPRGTPLSQEQWNKYKDPEERILNPQEVKEIIFHGGIVPSLRFEVWKFLLNYYPWNSTHIERLELKKKKTDEYFTMKLQWKSMTPVQENNFSDYRDRKSLIEKDVNRTDRTHPYYSGDNNPHLAQLYDILMTYVMYNFDLGYVQGMSDLLSPILCLMESEVDAFWCFVGFMNKVSTNFEIDQVGMKAQLCQLYTLLSTTDPQLAHYLNKHDSGNMFFCFRWLLVLFKREFNAVDIMRLWEVLWTDLPCKNFHLLLCAAILDTERNVLMENRYGLTEILKHINDLSHHIELPWTLSKAEGIYCQLMSVADQLPDNVRVIIGLEPMNKTSPISEIENCEASGHNLVIDGADSNPRRDSTENGDINFEDNEVSFERGLNLSYM from the exons ATGCGACGAAATCAGCCATTATTCGTTCAGGCTGTtgatttatacaaaaatacacCTAAAATGTTTGAGCCGACAGAGCAGGGAAAG gATTTATGCATTCATACGGGAGTTGTACTACGAAGTGCAAACACAAGGGAAGATGAGGTTCACAGTCTAGGCACATTAAATATCGTTGAATAT AGTTTTGGCAAATGTATAGAATGGAAACCCATAGAAGACTCTGTAGTATCAGAGAATCAAGATCAAGACCCAGAATGGTCTTTGGTAGATACTCATATCAGACGTACGCGTACTTCATCGGAAGGACCAGATTCTCTTGGACGTACAAGGACTGTTAGAATTTTGTTCTCAGATTTAAACTCCTTTCGTGTAAATCATGGGGGGCAGCAACTTATATTTATGCAAAAGGATGGTACTACCCATGTTGCCTTCTTCCAGCTATCTAACGCTGAAAGTTTTGTAAATTCTCTAAAaggatttattaaatttgtaaagtCTCGTACAAACAGAAATTTATACATTGTAGTAGATGAGGTCCAATCAGTACTAAGTAAATCATTTGCTGAATTGGACTTATTTCAAGAGAACACTTCAGATTATGtttggaaatttgtaaaaaatttacataacCGTCCATATGAAACAACATTGGAAGCATTTAGTAAACTGGCAGATATCTGCT TATACAAAGACCCTGCTAAACGTCCAGTCGAAGAAGCAGTTGCggatatattaaataattcttttacaATTGATGTTCCTCCTCTACCATCGATAGGTTCTGGGGAGGAATATGAAATGATTGGGGAACATGAATTGGGTGTAGTATTACCCCCAAGACCACCTTGTCCAAGAG GTACTCCACTGTCACAAGAGCAGTGGAACAAATATAAGGATCCagaagaaagaattttaaatccACAAGAAgtgaaagaaattatttttcatggg gGTATTGTACCATCATTACGTTTCGAAGTgtggaaatttttattaaattattatccaTGGAATTCTACGCATATTGAAAGATTAGaacttaaaaaaaagaagactgATGAATACTTCACGATGAAGTTACAATGGAAGTCGATGACGCCTGTTCAAGAGAATAATTTCTCTGATTATCGAGATCGAAAGAGTTTGATAG aaaaggATGTGAATAGAACAGATAGAACGCATCCGTACTACTCGGGTGATAACAATCCTCATTTAGCACAATTATATGATATTCTTATGACCTATGTAATGTACAATTTTGATTTGGGATACGTTCAAGGTATGAGCGATCTTCTGAGTCCTATTTTATGTTTAATGGAAAGTGAGGTTGATGCGTTTTGGTGCTTTGTTGGTTTTATGAACAAAGTG AGTACCAATTTTGAAATAGACCAAGTTGGGATGAAGGCCCAATTGTGCCAATTATATACTCTTCTGAGTACTACAGATCCACAATTAGCACATTACTTGAACAAGCATGATTCAGGAAATATGTTCTTTTGCTTTCGTTGGCTTTTGGTACTATTTAAAAGAGAATTCAACGCGGTTGATATAATGAGATTATGGGAAGTATTATGGACTGACTTACCATGTAAGAATTTCCATCTCCTTTTATGTGCAGCTATTTTAGATACAGAAAGAAATGTGCTTATGGAAAATCGTTATGGGCTTACAGAAATATTGAAG CACATAAATGATCTTTCACACCATATTGAATTGCCTTGGACATTATCTAAAGCGGAGGGTATCTATTGTCAATTAATGTCAGTTGCGGACCAGTTGCCTGATAATGTTCGCGTAATAATTGGACTTGAACCTATGAATAAAACGTCACCAATAagtgaaatagaaaattgtgAAGCTTCTGGTCATAATCTCGTAATTGATGGAGCTGATAGTAATCCAAGGAGAGATAGCACAGAAAACGGcgatattaattttgaagatAATGAAGTTTCGTTCGAACGCGGATTAAATTTATCGTACATGTGA
- the LOC126867745 gene encoding gem-associated protein 8-like → MEFVGAKRGRSRKKTRNLKKQRSQQIKFEVKFAKRRGLISDRNNTFVAKEKVIVNTMQANSFWENYTAAQEWQKRHSITWWRTRCIALEYENQILKDKLKSLVCQSGQQYTAHKRKKSGYKYQNGEEKCEETRFNEEAENLEFHIDEEMMSFLEQSMRHKFELKKLRESETCIKKRKEEEETIQGGATWMHARNSNAKLLYGEASPTILAMETALQTTVDRHRDKAKPQYWPVIPLKP, encoded by the exons ATGGAATTTGTTGGTGCAAAACGTGGGAGAAGTCGAAAAAAaacgagaaatttgaaaaagcaACGTAGTCAACAAATAAAGTTTGAGGTTAAGTTTGCGAAACGTCGAGGATTGATTTCGGATCGTAATAATACTTTCGTTGCTAAAGAAAAAGTAATTGTCAATACGATGCAAGCAAATTCTTTTTGGGAAAATTACACAGCTGCTCAAGAATGGCAAAAAAG gCATAGCATAACTTGGTGGAGAACACGGTGTATTGCGCTGGAATATGAGAAccaaatattaaaagataaattaaaatctttGGTATGCCAAAGCGGTCAACAGTATACAGCACACAAACGGAAAAAGAGTGGATATAAGTATCAGAATGGAGAAGAAAAATGTGAAGAAACCAGATTTAACGAAGAAGCagaaaatttggaatttcATATAGATGAAGAAATGATGAGTTTTTTAGAGCAAAGTATGCGACATAAAtttgaattgaaaaaattaagaGAATCTGAAAcatgtattaaaaaaagaaaagaagaagaagagactATCCAAGGAGGAGCCACATGGATGCATGCAAGAAATAGTAAcgcaaaattattatatgGTGAAGCTAGCCCTACGATATTAGCAATGGAAACTGCTCTTCAAACTACGGTAGATAGACACAGAGACAAAGCAAAACCTCAGTATTGGCCAGTTATTCCTTTAAAACCATAA